AGGAGCATTCATGTTATATGGTTAACGGGATACGAAATCGATGGCTGCCGCTGCTCGGTATTGCCTTTACCTTTTCCCTCTTTCACCTGGGAACATGGAGTGATGCAGGTCAATCCTATCCCGTTAAAAAAGGAGCCCTCCTTGTAGCTCAACCAAAAATCAGCGCTTCTATCTTTAAAGAATCGGTTGTACTCATCACCCACCACAGCAAAAAGAACGGGACTCAGGGCCTCATTATCAACAAACCGAGCGGCCATTCTCCCGATGACATTCTTCCACCCGATTCAGGGGCTGAAAAGCTCTATGAGAAGCTCTTCATCGGCGGCCCTGTTATTCTGGCGGCGCCTACCCTTCTCATCGATACGGAAATCCCCCCGGAAGGCGCTATTAAAATCTTCAGCCATGTTTATTTAAGCATGTCCCTCCATAAGGTTTTAAATGAAGAAAACAGCAAGAGGCATTCCGAGCTAAGGATATACGCCGGAATGTCGAGTTGGGCTCCGGGCCAGCTGGAGAGGGAAATTGCCAGAGGGGACTGGCTTCTTTTGCGTCCCGACTCAAAAATGGTATTCAGTGAAAATCCGGAAGTTATCTGGGAAAAATTGATAAAAAGATACGAAGAGGGAGGACGAGGAATACTCATATAATCAAACAAATTTTATTAATGTTACACCTGAAATAACCCTCCTATCTCACCATAATCCTTAACAAATTTCTTCTCTCTTGCTTCTTCCAGCATTGTCAGTTCCTCGGGATTACCCCTGAAATAAGCAAGTTTAACCCGATTACGTGCATTTAAGATTTTTTTCAATAGATCAATCTTATCCACATCAATCGTCTCAAGCAGCTTTACGTTATGAATAAGGCCCGGAAGTTTTGACAATTTATGATAGATCTGGTCATCATAGGCCTTGACGGCATACATAAATTTTGAAAGGTATTCTCCCTGTAGAGAGTTTTTCCCCAAAGATGACCTGTATGAAAGGTCTCTCCCCAGGGCCAGGGCGGCGGCGGAAAATCTTTCCGTCCAGTAAGCGCCCATGCCGATAATAAGCCCCTTTGCAAAGTTCCTCAAATCCTCTTGATCGAAATTGGCTATTTCCGCCTTCCATTCATCTTCACCTGCCCGGCAGGTGAAGTCATCAAGGAGAAAATAAATATTCGGCTCTATAGTCAGGTAAGGATCGCAGCAGGAAAAACTGCTGCCAACCTGGATGAGCACAAACAAACTGTTATGAACTAGATACGTCTCTGACACTATTCTTCCGGTAATTTTTCTGCCCAACGGTCATAATGAATAAGTGATTCAAGGGGAAGTCTGGGCAACCAACCCACTTTTTCAAGTTCCGGTTTTTCATGAAAACCGGTAACATAACCGACACACAGGTAGGCAATAGGAACAATGCCGTCAGGAATATTAAGCGCCCTTTTCAGGGCCTTGTGATGAATAATACTTACCCACCCCGCCCCAAGGTTTTCCGCCCTCGCCGCGAGCCACAGATTTTGCACAGCACATACGGCGCTGTATAGGTCCATCTCCCGGTTTGCCGTTCTGCCGATTACTGCGGGGCCTGTTCTTTTACGGTCACAGGTTATGCAAATCCCCAGTGGCGCTTCCATTATACCCTCCAGTTTAAGCTCCTTATAGCTTGCCTGCCTCTCCCCGTCAAACATTTGCACAGCTTCATTATTTGCAACTTCAAAAGCTTCTTTAATACGGCTTTTGACAGACTTATCTTTTACAACAATAAAATCCCATGGCTGCATAAAACCGACACTGGGAGCATGGTGCGCTGCTGTTAATATTCTTTTAAGCACCTTTTCCGGCACCG
The DNA window shown above is from Deltaproteobacteria bacterium and carries:
- a CDS encoding YqgE/AlgH family protein codes for the protein MVNGIRNRWLPLLGIAFTFSLFHLGTWSDAGQSYPVKKGALLVAQPKISASIFKESVVLITHHSKKNGTQGLIINKPSGHSPDDILPPDSGAEKLYEKLFIGGPVILAAPTLLIDTEIPPEGAIKIFSHVYLSMSLHKVLNEENSKRHSELRIYAGMSSWAPGQLEREIARGDWLLLRPDSKMVFSENPEVIWEKLIKRYEEGGRGILI
- the bluB gene encoding 5,6-dimethylbenzimidazole synthase, whose translation is MEINEAEREAVYKTIFNRRDVRGEFKPDPVPEKVLKRILTAAHHAPSVGFMQPWDFIVVKDKSVKSRIKEAFEVANNEAVQMFDGERQASYKELKLEGIMEAPLGICITCDRKRTGPAVIGRTANREMDLYSAVCAVQNLWLAARAENLGAGWVSIIHHKALKRALNIPDGIVPIAYLCVGYVTGFHEKPELEKVGWLPRLPLESLIHYDRWAEKLPEE